The following coding sequences are from one Triticum aestivum cultivar Chinese Spring chromosome 5A, IWGSC CS RefSeq v2.1, whole genome shotgun sequence window:
- the LOC123105298 gene encoding protein ARV 2 isoform X2, whose protein sequence is MSARLSPIPTSSVNSWYGMIILIDLILHKTRAYRHLLFNKLHIGSSIDKGILCQFILMHIVLDAFRISVSKSNKVDGDSSWSTLSTICNCSEVLGDALLGNIIFTAMLLLGVRYILKFSFDITRYREILLAVIISSYFKLFLLTMMVWEFPSSAIFIVETFVLSSNVVALRVVTRFPKAHCVGVCFMAHAAKHLTERWLMWTP, encoded by the exons ATGTCTGCAAGGCTGTCGCCGATCCCTACATCGAGTGTGAATTCATGGTATGGTATG ATTATCTTGATCGATCTGATTCTACACAAGACCAGGGCATACCGACATCTACTGTTCAATAAGCTGCACATTGGTTCATCTATTGACAAG GGAATACTGTGCCAGTTCATTCTGATGCATATCGTTCTTGACGCTT TCAGAATATCAGTTTCAAAAAGCAACAAAGTTGATGGGGATTCTTCCTGGAGCACATTGTCCACAATTTGCAATTGCAGCGAG GTTCTGGGTGATGCATTGTTAGGGAACATCATATTTACGGCCATGTTACTCCTGGGAGTACGATATATCCTCAAATTTTCTTTTGACATTACAAG GTATCGAGAGATTCTGTTAGCCGTCATCATTTCAAGCTATTTCAAGTTATTTCTTCTGACAATGATG GTTTGGGAGTTCCCATCATCTGCTATATTCATTGTCGAAACATTTGTTCTCTCATCAAATGTTGTAGCCCTGAGAG TGGTGACGCGGTTCCCAAAGGCCCACTGTGTTGGTGTCTGCTTCATGGCGCACGCGGCAAAGCACTTGACGGAACGGTGGCTCATGTGGACACCATGA
- the LOC123105298 gene encoding protein ARV 2 isoform X1, translated as MGDDGAEGEAPRCVGCGRRVRTLFVQYSAGNIRLMKCDVCKAVADPYIECEFMIILIDLILHKTRAYRHLLFNKLHIGSSIDKGILCQFILMHIVLDAFRISVSKSNKVDGDSSWSTLSTICNCSEVLGDALLGNIIFTAMLLLGVRYILKFSFDITRYREILLAVIISSYFKLFLLTMMVWEFPSSAIFIVETFVLSSNVVALRVVTRFPKAHCVGVCFMAHAAKHLTERWLMWTP; from the exons ATGGGGGACGACGGGGCGGAAGGGGAGGCGCCGCGCTGCGTCGGCTGCGGCCGGCGCGTGAGGACGCTCTTCGTGCAGTACTCCGCAGGCAACATCCGTTTGATGAAATGC GATGTCTGCAAGGCTGTCGCCGATCCCTACATCGAGTGTGAATTCATG ATTATCTTGATCGATCTGATTCTACACAAGACCAGGGCATACCGACATCTACTGTTCAATAAGCTGCACATTGGTTCATCTATTGACAAG GGAATACTGTGCCAGTTCATTCTGATGCATATCGTTCTTGACGCTT TCAGAATATCAGTTTCAAAAAGCAACAAAGTTGATGGGGATTCTTCCTGGAGCACATTGTCCACAATTTGCAATTGCAGCGAG GTTCTGGGTGATGCATTGTTAGGGAACATCATATTTACGGCCATGTTACTCCTGGGAGTACGATATATCCTCAAATTTTCTTTTGACATTACAAG GTATCGAGAGATTCTGTTAGCCGTCATCATTTCAAGCTATTTCAAGTTATTTCTTCTGACAATGATG GTTTGGGAGTTCCCATCATCTGCTATATTCATTGTCGAAACATTTGTTCTCTCATCAAATGTTGTAGCCCTGAGAG TGGTGACGCGGTTCCCAAAGGCCCACTGTGTTGGTGTCTGCTTCATGGCGCACGCGGCAAAGCACTTGACGGAACGGTGGCTCATGTGGACACCATGA
- the LOC123105296 gene encoding endoplasmic reticulum-Golgi intermediate compartment protein 3 gives MGRIPSLKNFNAFPHAEDHLLKKTYSGAIVTILGLIVMVTLFAHELTFYLTTYTMHQMSVDLKRGETLPIHINVSFPSLPCEVLSVDAIDMSGKHEVDLHTNIWKLRLDKYGHIIGTEYLSDLVEKEHGTHDHDHGHEHDVEKKPEHTFNEDADKMIKSVKLAMENGEGCRVYGALDVQRVAGNFHISVHGLNIFVANQIFDGSSHVNVSHVIHRLSFGPEYPGIHNPLDDTSRILHDTSGTFKYYIKVVPTEYRYLSKGVLPTNQFSVTEYFVPIRPTDRSWPAVYFLYDLSPITVTIREERRNFLHFITRLCAVLGGTFAMTGMLDRWMYRIIESISSSKPRSGMR, from the exons ATGGGGAGGATACCGTCTCTGAAGAACTTCAATGCGTTCCCGCACGCCGAAGACCACCTGCTGAAGAAGACTTACTCGGGTGCTATAG TGACGATTCTCGGGCTAATTGTTATGGTTACACTTTTCGCGCATGAGCTCACGTTTTACCTTACAACCTATACGATGCATCAG ATGTCTGTAGATCTGAAACGAGGAGAAACTCTACCAATTCATATAAATGTATCATTTCCTTCTTTACCATGTGAAG TCTTGAGTGTGGATGCAATCGACATGTCCGGCAAACATGAGGTTGACTTGCATACAAATATCTGGAAG CTTCGTTTGGATAAGTATGGCCATATCATTGGTACTGAGTACTTGTCTGATCTAGTTGAAAAGGAGCATGGAACTCATGATCATG ACCATGGCCATGAGCATGATGTAGAAAAGAAGCCTGAGCACACCTTCAACGAAGATGCAGATAAAATGATTAAGAGTGTCAAACTTGCAATGGAAAATGGTGAAGGATGCCGA GTGTATGGTGCTTTGGACGTGCAGAGGGTTGCTGGCAACTTCCATATATCGGTGCATGGTTTAAATATTTTTGTTGCAAATCAG ATTTTTGATGGGTCAAGCCATGTCAATGTTAGCCATGTTATCCATCGACTGTCCTTTGGTCCAGAATACCCTGGAATTCATAATCCACTTGATGATACTTCAAGGATACTGCACGACACAAGTGGGACATTCAAATACTATATCAAG GTTGTTCCAACCGAGTACAGATACCTCTCAAAGGGAGTGTTGCCAACAAATCAGTTTTCCGTGACAGAGTATTTTGTTCCCATTCGCCCAACTGATAGGTCCTGGCCAG CCGTTTACTTCCTGTATGATCTCTCACCAATCACAGTCACCATCAGAGAAGAAAGACGTAACTTCCTACATTTCATAACTCGCCTTTGTGCAGTTCTTGGGGGTACATTTGCAATGACAG GAATGCTTGACCGGTGGATGTACAGGATCATCGAGTCTATCTCGAGCTCAAAACCTAGAAGTGGGATGCGGTAA
- the LOC123105299 gene encoding WPP domain-associated protein has translation METIQAASHPITKVFSERMTSLPNRPTVPDGWSVTSEDSLTPRLSFKSNSSTESYFEGSGRSLSRSNRHICAPNAETNYLEYLDMMKLEVDTHLDKLKGDVTGLENYALPDTGYIVSTHLGMSLDVMLIEIDERFNALKLLLAVVFRQARDMPGLTNPLVTDLQWEHELQLEIIGITVAECIAGLQEELERKLYEQISVTNIMSKNWQEAVSQFAAMREDLGALSKLLLPSVPESHISHSKQESSGSKSNKWKYLFGKKTKEDHASPRTEERKSFRKQKSMVISEKSDFRHLNAMTREETISYFKSEISKLKRAHELALQEKTEELFKLKREKGSLALQNDVEFEPLRKKIPQIIARMDQIMSKNIKAPTLHTTHDELDEGCRLASKIDSLYYDNQHLRGLLADNMKDVKELSSQLSEASRDMSLQLSSEEELLRQIEKSREEQEDLRIEGDVRDGLYRTVTRSLLDDSMDDMHEAALSFDAKLSSLEAVISEKEKALCLSNEENRKLKEKLAALEKERLFQEHQEDPEVIKQESAEMILRDIEVEPNNTSPGRSHEAPKQDVQCDELLKLHGSVMDYDGALTKNGQEKQLECILVSIMKLSKEFVEIEQKLSTEKTENRSEDLTDHCSHMVKQAVVLTKVGLWYKQMLETRRSELQKAEAKVVILGDKVNTHLSLLEKIYVTLDHYSPTLQKYPGLLDAFLKTCKLVAGLRSRHDEDETA, from the exons ATGGAGACGATCCAGGCGGCGAGCCATCCGATCACCAAG GTGTTTAGTGAAAGAATGACCTCTCTGCCCAACAGACCAACCGTTCCAGACGGCTGGTCTGTAACATCCGAAGATTCACTGACGCCAAGGTTGTCCTTCAAGTCCAACTCCAGCACTGAGAGCTACTTCGAAGGGTCTGGAAGATCGCTGTCACGATCAAATCGACACATTTGCGCCCCAAATGCAGAGACCAACTACTTGGAGTACTTAGATATGATGAAACTGGAAGTAGATACACATCTGGATAAGCTCAAGGGGGATGTAACAGGTCTGGAAAACTACGCTTTACCGGATACTGGCTACATAGTCAGCACACACCTGGGCATGTCCCTTGATGTGATGCTAATCGAGATAGATGAAAGGTTCAACGCACTGAAGCTGCTGCTGGCCGTCGTGTTCCGGCAAGCTAGGGACATGCCTGGCCTGACCAACCCGTTGGTTACTGATCTTCAGTGGGAGCATGAGTTGCAACTGGAAATCATCGGCATTACGGTCGCAGAATGCATTGCTGGCTTGCAGGAGGAGCTAGAGAGGAAGTTGTATGAGCAAATTTCTGTCACAAACATCATGAGTAAGAATTGGCAGGAAGCAGTATCTCAGTTTGCCGCGATGCGTGAGGACCTGGGTGCTCTTTCTAAGCTGCTGTTGCCTTCAGTACCAGAATCACACATTTCTCACAGTAAGCAAGAAAGTTCAGGTAGCAAGAGCAATAAGTGGAAGTATTTATTTGGAAAGAAAACAAAGGAGGATCATGCTTCACCCCGCACCGAGGAAAGGAAGAGTTTTAGGAAACAGAAATCCATGGTTATCTCGGAAAAATCTGACTTCCGCCATTTGAATGCTATGACCAGGGAAGAAACAATAAGCTACTTTAAGTCTGAAATAAGCAAATTGAAGAGGGCGCATGAACTGGCCTTGCAAGAAAAGACAGAGGAGCTCTTCAAATTGAAACGAGAGAAGGGGTCTCTTGCTCTTCAGAATGATGTGGAATTTGAACCTTTAAGAAAGAAAATCCCACAGATCATCGCTAGAATGGACCAAATCATGTCCAAGAATATAAAGGCACCCACACTTCACACGACTCATGATGAACTCGATGAAGGCTGCAGACTGGCAAGCAAAATTGATTCCTTATACTATGATAATCAGCATCTTAGAGGTTTGCTTGCAGATAATATGAAGGATGTTAAGGAATTATCATCTCAGCTGTCTGAAGCCAGCAGAGACATGTCTCTTCAGTTATCTTCAGAAGAAGAGCTCTTGAGGCAAATTGAGAAAAGCAGAGAAGAGCAGGAGGACCTCCGAATCGAAGGTGATGTGAGGGATGGGCTATACCGCACTGTTACAAGAAGTTTACTTGATGATTCTATGGATGACATGCATGAAGCTGCACTGAGCTTTGATGCAAAACTGTCTTCACTTGAAGCTGTGATCTCTGAGAAGGAGAAGGCCCTGTGTCTGTCGAATGAAGAAAACCGGAAGTTGAAGGAGAAGCTAGCAGCGCTAGAGAAAGAGCGTTTGTTCCAAGAGCACCAGGAAGATCCGGAAGTCATCAAGCAAGAGAGTGCTGAAATGATTCTGCGTGACATCGAGGTGGAGCCTAACAACACATCACCAGGAAGATCACATGAGGCTCCCAAGCAAGATGTGCAGTGTGATGAACTTCTCAAACTGCACGGTTCAGTTATGGATTACGATGGTGCTCTCACTAAGAACGGGCAAGAAAAGCAATTGGAGTGCATTTTGGTATCTATCATGAAGTTGTCAAAGGAGTTTGTGGAGATTGAGCAAAAATTGTCAACGGAAAAAACTGAAAACAG atCAGAGGATTTGACTGATCATTGCAGTCACATGGTCAAACAAGCCGTGGTTCTAACAAAAGTAGGCCTCTGGTACAAACAAATGCTTGAAACAAGGCGCTCTGAGCTCCAAAAGGCTGAAGCCAAG GTTGTCATTTTGGGCGACAAGGTTAATACGCATTTGAGCCTTCTCGAAAAGATATATGTGACTCTTGATCACTACTCTCCTACATTGCAAAAATACCCGGGG TTGCTGGATGCTTTCTTGAAGACATGCAAGCTTGTCGCAGGTTTGAGAAGTCGACATGATGAAGATGAAACAGCATAG